One Miscanthus floridulus cultivar M001 chromosome 11, ASM1932011v1, whole genome shotgun sequence DNA window includes the following coding sequences:
- the LOC136492997 gene encoding uncharacterized protein has product MASNYVDIVAEEGRFHGHGHGHHHHHSSSTTPSGAAASPKTMRRSWSSASSAHSHGHGAAPKCVCAPATHAGSFKCRLHRSSSSHGHGHGHPASPPSPATTSATPPPPAAAPSSSRTVAAQ; this is encoded by the coding sequence ATGGCGTCCAACTACGTCGACATCGTGGCTGAGGAGGGCAGgttccacggccacggccacggccaccaccaccaccacagcagcAGCACGACGCCGTCCGGCGCGGCGGCGTCGCCCAAGACGATGCGGAGGAGCTGGTCGTCGGCCTCGTCCGCCCACAGCCACGGCCACGGCGCCGCGCCCAAGTGCGTCTGCGCGCCGGCCACGCACGCAGGCTCCTTCAAGTGCCGCCTCCACCGCAGCAGCAGctcccacggccacggccacggccacccgGCGTCCCCTCCCTCCCCAGCCACCACctccgccacgccgccgccgccggccgcggccCCGTCCTCCTCCCGCACCGTCGCGGCGCAGTGA
- the LOC136494777 gene encoding desiccation-related protein PCC13-62-like isoform X1, with the protein MGIAPASSVAVVATVVIFLCGAFARAQAQDMDNEWARPPYRGFFGAPGSLLPLSDVDLLEFPLNLEYLETEFFCWSALGYGLDAIDANLTGGGPLSIGGQSASLTPFIRDVASQFCYQEVGHLRAIKQTVRGFPRPLLDISAANFGKIIEQALNTTLDPPFNPYENSVNFLIASYIIPYVGLTGYVGANPRLLTPQARKLLAGLLAVESAQDAVIRTLLYEHGTARVASYAVGVAEITAHISDLRNSLGRRGVKDEGLVVAPELGPEGLTVGNVIAGDHLSLAYDRTPEEILGIVYGTGNPAQHGGFFPQGADGRIARGLLA; encoded by the exons ATGGGTATTGCACCGGCGTCGTCCGTCGCCGTGGTCGCCACGGTGGTGATTTTCCTGTGCGGCGCCTTCGCGCGCGCGCAGGCGCAGGACATGGACAACGAGTGGGCGCGGCCGCCGTACCGCGGGTTCTTCGGCGCCCCCGGCTCGCTGCTGCCGCTGTCGGACGTGGACCTGCTGGAGTTCCCGCTGAACCTGGAGTACCTGGAGACGGAGTTCTTCTGCTGGTCCGCTCTGGGCTACGGCCTCGACGCCATCGACGCCAACCTCACCGGCGGCGGGCCGCTCTCCATCGGCGGCCAGTCCGCCTCCCTCACCCCATTCATCCGCGACGTCGCCAGCCAGTTCTGCTACCAAGAAGTCGGGCACCTCAG GGCGATAAAGCAGACGGTGAGGGGCTTCCCGCGGCCGTTGCTGGACATCAGCGCGGCCAACTTCGGCAAGATCATCGAGCAGGCGCTGAACACGACGCTCGACCCGCCATTCAACCCCTACGAGAACAGCGTCAACTTCCTCATCGCCTCCTACATCATCCCCTACGTCGGCCTCACCGGCTACGTCGGCGCCAACCCCAGGCTCCTCACCCCTCAGGCCAGAAAG CTGCTGGCGGGGCTGCTGGCGGTGGAGTCGGCGCAGGACGCGGTGATCCGGACGCTGCTGTACGAGCACGGGACGGCGCGTGTGGCAAGCTACGCCGTCGGGGTCGCGGAGATCACGGCGCACATCTCGGACCTCCGGAACTCGCTCGGGAGGAGGGGCGTCAAGGACGAGGGCCTGGTAGTGGCGCCCGAGCTGGGGCCCGAGGGGCTCACCGTGGGGAACGTCATCGCCGGCGACCACCTCTCGCTCGCCTACGACCGCACGCCCGAGGAGATCCTCGGCATCGTGTACGGCACCGGTAACCCCGCCCAGCACGGCGGCTTCTTTCCCCAGGGCGCTGACGGCCGCATCGCCAGGGGGCTCCTCGCGTAG
- the LOC136494777 gene encoding desiccation-related protein PCC13-62-like isoform X2, translating into MGIAPASSVAVVATVVIFLCGAFARAQAQDMDNEWARPPYRGFFGAPGSLLPLSDVDLLEFPLNLEYLETEFFCWSALGYGLDAIDANLTGGGPLSIGGQSASLTPFIRDVASQFCYQEVGHLRAIKQTVRGFPRPLLDISAANFGKIIEQALNTTLDPPFNPYENSVNFLIASYIIPYVGLTGYVGANPRLLTPQARKAAAGGAAGGGVGAGRGDPDAAVRARDGACGKLRRRGRGDHGAHLGPPELAREEGRQGRGPGSGARAGARGAHRGERHRRRPPLARLRPHARGDPRHRVRHR; encoded by the exons ATGGGTATTGCACCGGCGTCGTCCGTCGCCGTGGTCGCCACGGTGGTGATTTTCCTGTGCGGCGCCTTCGCGCGCGCGCAGGCGCAGGACATGGACAACGAGTGGGCGCGGCCGCCGTACCGCGGGTTCTTCGGCGCCCCCGGCTCGCTGCTGCCGCTGTCGGACGTGGACCTGCTGGAGTTCCCGCTGAACCTGGAGTACCTGGAGACGGAGTTCTTCTGCTGGTCCGCTCTGGGCTACGGCCTCGACGCCATCGACGCCAACCTCACCGGCGGCGGGCCGCTCTCCATCGGCGGCCAGTCCGCCTCCCTCACCCCATTCATCCGCGACGTCGCCAGCCAGTTCTGCTACCAAGAAGTCGGGCACCTCAG GGCGATAAAGCAGACGGTGAGGGGCTTCCCGCGGCCGTTGCTGGACATCAGCGCGGCCAACTTCGGCAAGATCATCGAGCAGGCGCTGAACACGACGCTCGACCCGCCATTCAACCCCTACGAGAACAGCGTCAACTTCCTCATCGCCTCCTACATCATCCCCTACGTCGGCCTCACCGGCTACGTCGGCGCCAACCCCAGGCTCCTCACCCCTCAGGCCAGAAAG GCAGCTGCTGGCGGGGCTGCTGGCGGTGGAGTCGGCGCAGGACGCGGTGATCCGGACGCTGCTGTACGAGCACGGGACGGCGCGTGTGGCAAGCTACGCCGTCGGGGTCGCGGAGATCACGGCGCACATCTCGGACCTCCGGAACTCGCTCGGGAGGAGGGGCGTCAAGGACGAGGGCCTGGTAGTGGCGCCCGAGCTGGGGCCCGAGGGGCTCACCGTGGGGAACGTCATCGCCGGCGACCACCTCTCGCTCGCCTACGACCGCACGCCCGAGGAGATCCTCGGCATCGTGTACGGCACCGGTAA